One part of the Apus apus isolate bApuApu2 chromosome 11, bApuApu2.pri.cur, whole genome shotgun sequence genome encodes these proteins:
- the DPY19L3 gene encoding probable C-mannosyltransferase DPY19L3 isoform X5, which translates to MTTIRQRKVGKGTEAAEDQPSEEKNVKPDGKILSDHTGGKLWNILSITVGAFFAISLGLLTSVYVATLHENDLWFSNIKEVEREISFRTECGLYYSYYKQMIQAASIQQGLHGLVYDNKTESVRTINILERMNVYQEVFLSILYRILPIQQYLEPVYFYIYTLFGLQAVYVIALYVTSWLLSGTWLSGLLAACWYITNRIDTTRVEFTIPLRENWALPFFAVQIAAITYLLRTHLQPVQERLTLMAVFIATFLFSLTWQFNQFMMLVQALALFILDCFDMLPTGKVTWLYIIQISGLLLVCVLQFFNSMILGSLLISFNASVLIARTIQKNLKRGSLLNRLGKIIFHVLLVLCLTLLINKFIKKILNLESDEHIFKFLKAKFGFGATRDFDANLYLCEEAFGLLPLNTFSRLSDTLLFYIYIFVLLLMAVTAVVVAFRNLSGSNEVQFVEAVEECTITLKPDAAYNLIHTILFGCLALSTMRMKYLWTSHMCVFASFGLCSAEVWKLILKCVHLYTSRRTHVMKYSLPIITLLYISYKFWPGIMDELSELREFYDPDTVELMNWIKSNTPNTAVFAGSMQLLAGVKLCTGRTLTNHPHYEDKNLRERTKQIYQIYAKRSPEDVHRILLSFGTDYVILEDSICYERRHSRGCRLRDLLDVANGH; encoded by the exons ATGACAACCATAAGACAGAGAAAGGTTGGAAAAggcacagaagcagctgaagatcAGCCTTCAGAGGAGAAGAATGTGAAGCCGGATGGGAAAATTCTCTCTG atCATACAGGTGGAAAGCTGTGGAACATTCTCTCAATAACTGTTGGTGCATTTTTTGCCATTTCTCTTGGACTTCTTACTTCTGTTTATGTTGCTACACTACATGAAAATGACCTGTGGTTTTCCAATATTAAG GAAGTCGAAAGAGAAATTTCATTCAGAACAGAATGTGGACTTTATTATTCCTACTACAAACAGATGATTCAGGCTGCTTCCATCCAGCAAG GTTTACATGGTTTAGTATATGACAATAAAACTGAATCTGTGAGGACAATTAACATACTTGAAAGAATGAATGTTTACCAGGAGGTGTTTCTCAGCATTCTGTATAGGATTCTTCCAATTCAG CAATACCTAGAGCCcgtttatttttatatctacACTTTGTTTGGACTTCAGGCAGTTTATGTCATTGCTCTGTATGTAACAAGCTGGCTTCTTAGTGGAACATGGCTTTCAGGGTTGTTGGCAGCTTGCTGGTATATTACCAACAG AATAGATACTACAAGAGTAGAATTCACCATTCCCTTAAGAGAGAACTGGGCATTACCTTTCTTTGCTGTTCAGATAGCAGCCATCACTTACCTACTCAGAACTCATTTACAGCCTGTTCAAGAA AGATTGACTCTTATGGCTGTATTCATAGCAACATTTCTCTTTAGCCTGACTTGGCAATTTAATCAGTTTATGATGCTGGTACAAGCATTGGCATTATTCATACTGGACTGCTTTGACATGCTTCCCACAGGAAAG GTTACGTGGCTCTATATTATTCAGATTTCTGGATTACTGCTAGTCTGTGTCCTACAGTTCtttaattctatgattcttggaTCGTTACTTATAAGTTTCAATGCTTCTGTCTTGATAGCCAGAACAATCCAG aaAAATCTAAAAAGGGGCAGCTTGCTTAATAGGCTTGGAAAAATTATCTTCCATGTACTGTTAGTCTTGTGCTTGACTCTcctaataaataaattcatcaag AAAATTCTTAATCTTGAGTCAGATGAACATATATTCAAATTCCTGAAAGCAAAATTTGGATTTGGGGCAACAAG agaTTTTGATGCTAACCTGTACCTTTGTGAAGAAGCTTTTGGTTTACTGCctttaaatactttttcaaGACTCTCAGACACATTACTTTTTTACATCTACATCTTTGTTCTCCTTCTAATGGCAGTAACAGCTGTGGTTGTTGCCTTTCGGAACCTCag TGGTTCAAATGAAGTCCAGTTTGTGGAAGCAGTGGAAGAATGCACAATAACACTGAAGCCTGATGCTGCTTACAATTTAATTCACACCATTCTCTTTGGATGTCTGGCATTAAGCACAATGag AATGAAGTACCTCTGGACATCCCACATGTGTGTATTTGCATCTTTTGGCCTGTGCAGTGCAGAAGTATGGAAACTTATCCTGAAGTGTGTTCATCTCTACACATCACGGCGG ACACATGTGATGAAGTATTCTCTACCAATAATTACATTGCTATACATTTCATACAAG TTCTGGCCAGGAATAATGGATGAACTATCAGAGCTGAGAGAGTTCTATGACCCAGACACTGTGGAGCTCATGAACTGGATTAA GTCAAACACTCCAAACACAGCAGTGTTTGCTGGGAGCATGCAGCTATTAGCAGGAGTCAAACTGTGCACTGGACGGACCTTAACTAATCATCCCCATTATGAGGATAAGAATctgagagagagaacaaaacag ATTTATCAGATCTATGCCAAGAGGTCTCCTGAAGATGTGCACAGGATCCTGCTCTCCTTTGGCACAGACTACGTGATCCTGGAAGACAGTATCTGCTACGAGCGAAGGCACAGCAGAGGCTGCCGGTTACGAGACCTGCTTGATGTAGCCAATGGCCAC
- the DPY19L3 gene encoding probable C-mannosyltransferase DPY19L3 isoform X3: MTTIRQRKVGKGTEAAEDQPSEEKNVKPDGKILSDHTGGKLWNILSITVGAFFAISLGLLTSVYVATLHENDLWFSNIKEVEREISFRTECGLYYSYYKQMIQAASIQQGLHGLVYDNKTESVRTINILERMNVYQEVFLSILYRILPIQQYLEPVYFYIYTLFGLQAVYVIALYVTSWLLSGTWLSGLLAACWYITNRIDTTRVEFTIPLRENWALPFFAVQIAAITYLLRTHLQPVQERLTLMAVFIATFLFSLTWQFNQFMMLVQALALFILDCFDMLPTGKVTWLYIIQISGLLLVCVLQFFNSMILGSLLISFNASVLIARTIQKNLKRGSLLNRLGKIIFHVLLVLCLTLLINKFIKKILNLESDEHIFKFLKAKFGFGATRDFDANLYLCEEAFGLLPLNTFSRLSDTLLFYIYIFVLLLMAVTAVVVAFRNLSGSNEVQFVEAVEECTITLKPDAAYNLIHTILFGCLALSTMRMKYLWTSHMCVFASFGLCSAEVWKLILKCVHLYTSRRTHVMKYSLPIITLLYISYKFWPGIMDELSELREFYDPDTVELMNWIKSNTPNTAVFAGSMQLLAGVKLCTGRTLTNHPHYEDKNLRERTKQIYQIYAKRSPEDVHRILLSFGTDYVILEDSICYERRHSRGCRLRDLLDVANGHFQLTGRHAT, encoded by the exons ATGACAACCATAAGACAGAGAAAGGTTGGAAAAggcacagaagcagctgaagatcAGCCTTCAGAGGAGAAGAATGTGAAGCCGGATGGGAAAATTCTCTCTG atCATACAGGTGGAAAGCTGTGGAACATTCTCTCAATAACTGTTGGTGCATTTTTTGCCATTTCTCTTGGACTTCTTACTTCTGTTTATGTTGCTACACTACATGAAAATGACCTGTGGTTTTCCAATATTAAG GAAGTCGAAAGAGAAATTTCATTCAGAACAGAATGTGGACTTTATTATTCCTACTACAAACAGATGATTCAGGCTGCTTCCATCCAGCAAG GTTTACATGGTTTAGTATATGACAATAAAACTGAATCTGTGAGGACAATTAACATACTTGAAAGAATGAATGTTTACCAGGAGGTGTTTCTCAGCATTCTGTATAGGATTCTTCCAATTCAG CAATACCTAGAGCCcgtttatttttatatctacACTTTGTTTGGACTTCAGGCAGTTTATGTCATTGCTCTGTATGTAACAAGCTGGCTTCTTAGTGGAACATGGCTTTCAGGGTTGTTGGCAGCTTGCTGGTATATTACCAACAG AATAGATACTACAAGAGTAGAATTCACCATTCCCTTAAGAGAGAACTGGGCATTACCTTTCTTTGCTGTTCAGATAGCAGCCATCACTTACCTACTCAGAACTCATTTACAGCCTGTTCAAGAA AGATTGACTCTTATGGCTGTATTCATAGCAACATTTCTCTTTAGCCTGACTTGGCAATTTAATCAGTTTATGATGCTGGTACAAGCATTGGCATTATTCATACTGGACTGCTTTGACATGCTTCCCACAGGAAAG GTTACGTGGCTCTATATTATTCAGATTTCTGGATTACTGCTAGTCTGTGTCCTACAGTTCtttaattctatgattcttggaTCGTTACTTATAAGTTTCAATGCTTCTGTCTTGATAGCCAGAACAATCCAG aaAAATCTAAAAAGGGGCAGCTTGCTTAATAGGCTTGGAAAAATTATCTTCCATGTACTGTTAGTCTTGTGCTTGACTCTcctaataaataaattcatcaag AAAATTCTTAATCTTGAGTCAGATGAACATATATTCAAATTCCTGAAAGCAAAATTTGGATTTGGGGCAACAAG agaTTTTGATGCTAACCTGTACCTTTGTGAAGAAGCTTTTGGTTTACTGCctttaaatactttttcaaGACTCTCAGACACATTACTTTTTTACATCTACATCTTTGTTCTCCTTCTAATGGCAGTAACAGCTGTGGTTGTTGCCTTTCGGAACCTCag TGGTTCAAATGAAGTCCAGTTTGTGGAAGCAGTGGAAGAATGCACAATAACACTGAAGCCTGATGCTGCTTACAATTTAATTCACACCATTCTCTTTGGATGTCTGGCATTAAGCACAATGag AATGAAGTACCTCTGGACATCCCACATGTGTGTATTTGCATCTTTTGGCCTGTGCAGTGCAGAAGTATGGAAACTTATCCTGAAGTGTGTTCATCTCTACACATCACGGCGG ACACATGTGATGAAGTATTCTCTACCAATAATTACATTGCTATACATTTCATACAAG TTCTGGCCAGGAATAATGGATGAACTATCAGAGCTGAGAGAGTTCTATGACCCAGACACTGTGGAGCTCATGAACTGGATTAA GTCAAACACTCCAAACACAGCAGTGTTTGCTGGGAGCATGCAGCTATTAGCAGGAGTCAAACTGTGCACTGGACGGACCTTAACTAATCATCCCCATTATGAGGATAAGAATctgagagagagaacaaaacag ATTTATCAGATCTATGCCAAGAGGTCTCCTGAAGATGTGCACAGGATCCTGCTCTCCTTTGGCACAGACTACGTGATCCTGGAAGACAGTATCTGCTACGAGCGAAGGCACAGCAGAGGCTGCCGGTTACGAGACCTGCTTGATGTAGCCAATGGCCAC
- the DPY19L3 gene encoding probable C-mannosyltransferase DPY19L3 isoform X7 — MTTIRQRKVGKGTEAAEDQPSEEKNVKPDGKILSDHTGGKLWNILSITVGAFFAISLGLLTSVYVATLHENDLWFSNIKEVEREISFRTECGLYYSYYKQMIQAASIQQGLHGLVYDNKTESVRTINILERMNVYQEVFLSILYRILPIQQYLEPVYFYIYTLFGLQAVYVIALYVTSWLLSGTWLSGLLAACWYITNRIDTTRVEFTIPLRENWALPFFAVQIAAITYLLRTHLQPVQERLTLMAVFIATFLFSLTWQFNQFMMLVQALALFILDCFDMLPTGKVTWLYIIQISGLLLVCVLQFFNSMILGSLLISFNASVLIARTIQKNLKRGSLLNRLGKIIFHVLLVLCLTLLINKFIKKILNLESDEHIFKFLKAKFGFGATRDFDANLYLCEEAFGLLPLNTFSRLSDTLLFYIYIFVLLLMAVTAVVVAFRNLSGSNEVQFVEAVEECTITLKPDAAYNLIHTILFGCLALSTMRMKYLWTSHMCVFASFGLCSAEVWKLILKCVHLYTSRRTHVMKYSLPIITLLYISYKFWPGIMDELSELREFYDPDTVELMNWIKFIRSMPRGLLKMCTGSCSPLAQTT, encoded by the exons ATGACAACCATAAGACAGAGAAAGGTTGGAAAAggcacagaagcagctgaagatcAGCCTTCAGAGGAGAAGAATGTGAAGCCGGATGGGAAAATTCTCTCTG atCATACAGGTGGAAAGCTGTGGAACATTCTCTCAATAACTGTTGGTGCATTTTTTGCCATTTCTCTTGGACTTCTTACTTCTGTTTATGTTGCTACACTACATGAAAATGACCTGTGGTTTTCCAATATTAAG GAAGTCGAAAGAGAAATTTCATTCAGAACAGAATGTGGACTTTATTATTCCTACTACAAACAGATGATTCAGGCTGCTTCCATCCAGCAAG GTTTACATGGTTTAGTATATGACAATAAAACTGAATCTGTGAGGACAATTAACATACTTGAAAGAATGAATGTTTACCAGGAGGTGTTTCTCAGCATTCTGTATAGGATTCTTCCAATTCAG CAATACCTAGAGCCcgtttatttttatatctacACTTTGTTTGGACTTCAGGCAGTTTATGTCATTGCTCTGTATGTAACAAGCTGGCTTCTTAGTGGAACATGGCTTTCAGGGTTGTTGGCAGCTTGCTGGTATATTACCAACAG AATAGATACTACAAGAGTAGAATTCACCATTCCCTTAAGAGAGAACTGGGCATTACCTTTCTTTGCTGTTCAGATAGCAGCCATCACTTACCTACTCAGAACTCATTTACAGCCTGTTCAAGAA AGATTGACTCTTATGGCTGTATTCATAGCAACATTTCTCTTTAGCCTGACTTGGCAATTTAATCAGTTTATGATGCTGGTACAAGCATTGGCATTATTCATACTGGACTGCTTTGACATGCTTCCCACAGGAAAG GTTACGTGGCTCTATATTATTCAGATTTCTGGATTACTGCTAGTCTGTGTCCTACAGTTCtttaattctatgattcttggaTCGTTACTTATAAGTTTCAATGCTTCTGTCTTGATAGCCAGAACAATCCAG aaAAATCTAAAAAGGGGCAGCTTGCTTAATAGGCTTGGAAAAATTATCTTCCATGTACTGTTAGTCTTGTGCTTGACTCTcctaataaataaattcatcaag AAAATTCTTAATCTTGAGTCAGATGAACATATATTCAAATTCCTGAAAGCAAAATTTGGATTTGGGGCAACAAG agaTTTTGATGCTAACCTGTACCTTTGTGAAGAAGCTTTTGGTTTACTGCctttaaatactttttcaaGACTCTCAGACACATTACTTTTTTACATCTACATCTTTGTTCTCCTTCTAATGGCAGTAACAGCTGTGGTTGTTGCCTTTCGGAACCTCag TGGTTCAAATGAAGTCCAGTTTGTGGAAGCAGTGGAAGAATGCACAATAACACTGAAGCCTGATGCTGCTTACAATTTAATTCACACCATTCTCTTTGGATGTCTGGCATTAAGCACAATGag AATGAAGTACCTCTGGACATCCCACATGTGTGTATTTGCATCTTTTGGCCTGTGCAGTGCAGAAGTATGGAAACTTATCCTGAAGTGTGTTCATCTCTACACATCACGGCGG ACACATGTGATGAAGTATTCTCTACCAATAATTACATTGCTATACATTTCATACAAG TTCTGGCCAGGAATAATGGATGAACTATCAGAGCTGAGAGAGTTCTATGACCCAGACACTGTGGAGCTCATGAACTGGATTAA ATTTATCAGATCTATGCCAAGAGGTCTCCTGAAGATGTGCACAGGATCCTGCTCTCCTTTGGCACAGACTACGTGA